In Desulfofundulus kuznetsovii DSM 6115, the following are encoded in one genomic region:
- the dapB gene encoding 4-hydroxy-tetrahydrodipicolinate reductase: MIRVVVTGACGRMGREVLKTVWQAEDMVLVGAVDVRGEGQDVGPLWGAPEVGVTLQGDLEKVLAETRPDVMVDFTTPDVVAENIKTALRHRVRPVVGTTGMSSRELEEIRALAEELKLGCVIAPNFAIGAVLMIRFAAEAARYLPHVEIIELHHDQKLDAPSGTAIKTAEVVAAARGDFRQGLPTEVEKIPGARGGSFDGGIRIHSVRLPGLVAHQEVIFGGLGQTLSIRHDSISRESFMPGVLLAIRRVMHLEGVVYGLENLLFE; the protein is encoded by the coding sequence TTGATCAGAGTTGTCGTAACGGGTGCGTGCGGCCGGATGGGTCGGGAAGTCTTGAAGACCGTGTGGCAGGCTGAGGATATGGTCCTGGTGGGAGCAGTGGATGTGCGGGGAGAAGGCCAGGATGTGGGCCCCCTGTGGGGTGCTCCGGAGGTGGGGGTAACCCTGCAGGGGGATCTGGAAAAGGTGCTGGCGGAAACCCGCCCCGACGTAATGGTCGACTTTACCACCCCCGACGTGGTGGCGGAGAATATCAAGACGGCCCTCCGTCACCGCGTGCGTCCGGTGGTGGGTACCACCGGAATGAGTAGCAGGGAACTGGAAGAAATCCGTGCCCTGGCCGAAGAACTCAAGTTGGGTTGCGTGATTGCCCCCAACTTTGCCATCGGGGCAGTTTTGATGATCCGTTTTGCCGCTGAAGCGGCCAGGTACCTGCCCCATGTGGAAATCATTGAATTGCACCACGATCAAAAGCTGGATGCCCCTTCGGGTACCGCCATCAAAACTGCCGAAGTAGTGGCTGCTGCGCGGGGAGATTTCCGCCAGGGTTTGCCCACGGAAGTGGAAAAAATCCCTGGTGCCCGTGGCGGCTCTTTTGACGGGGGTATCCGTATCCATAGTGTGCGCCTGCCAGGGTTGGTGGCCCATCAGGAAGTCATCTTCGGCGGCCTGGGGCAAACCTTGAGCATCAGGCACGACTCCATTTCCCGGGAATCCTTTATGCCCGGTGTGCTGTTAGCTATTCGCCGGGTGATGCATCTGGAAGGAGTGGTATACGGACTGGAGAACCTGCTTTTCGAATAA
- a CDS encoding dipicolinate synthase subunit B, translating to MRLKDIRVGFAVTGSHCTLDEVMVQVENLVREGAVVYPIISAVVDGTDTKYGPAQKWKDLLGKITGRAPINSITGAEPIGPGKLLDVLVVAPCTGNTLAKLANGITDGPVLMAIKAHLRNLRPVVLAISTNDGLSMNAKNLGLLLNTKNIYLVPFGQDNPLEKPNSLKAKMDLIIDTVLLALEGKQIQPVLVNVS from the coding sequence ATGCGTTTGAAAGATATACGGGTGGGTTTTGCCGTTACCGGTTCCCACTGTACTCTGGATGAAGTGATGGTCCAGGTCGAGAACCTGGTCAGGGAAGGTGCTGTTGTTTACCCCATCATCAGCGCGGTGGTGGATGGCACCGATACCAAATATGGCCCGGCTCAGAAGTGGAAGGATCTTCTGGGGAAAATCACCGGTCGTGCGCCCATAAACAGCATTACAGGGGCTGAACCCATCGGGCCGGGCAAGCTTTTAGACGTGCTGGTGGTGGCACCGTGTACAGGGAACACGCTTGCCAAGCTGGCCAACGGTATTACTGACGGCCCGGTGTTGATGGCCATCAAAGCTCACCTGCGCAACCTGCGTCCCGTGGTTCTGGCCATTTCCACCAACGACGGGTTGAGCATGAACGCCAAGAATCTGGGCTTGCTTTTAAATACCAAGAATATTTACCTGGTTCCCTTTGGCCAGGACAATCCCCTTGAGAAACCCAATTCCCTGAAGGCAAAGATGGACCTCATTATTGATACAGTTCTTCTTGCCCTGGAGGGAAAGCAGATACAGCCTGTGCTCGTGAATGTGTCGTGA
- the dpsA gene encoding dipicolinate synthase subunit DpsA, which produces MQPDLHGMTLAVLGGDAREKILVERLAVLGAHLKVVGLPVEGKNITPCGEIARALAGANALILPVPGIDNQGRIHTAYLEQPLVLLEEHLTLLVPGSPVLVGMARPKLKEMTARANLRLIELMEIDEVAILNSIPSAEGAIQVAMEKLPITIHGSNSVVLGFGRTGTTLARMLHALGARTVVVARNPSQRARAFEMGLGTADLPGLPTVASEADVIFNTIPALVLDERVLLRVRPGTLILDLASSPGGTDFEVARRLGITALLLPGLPGRVAPQTAGEILARVVPRLLAEQLAL; this is translated from the coding sequence ATGCAGCCAGATCTGCACGGGATGACATTGGCCGTACTTGGCGGTGATGCCAGGGAGAAGATCCTGGTTGAACGGCTGGCAGTATTAGGGGCACACCTGAAAGTAGTAGGATTACCAGTTGAGGGGAAGAATATCACTCCCTGTGGGGAAATCGCCCGGGCCCTGGCCGGAGCTAACGCTTTGATCTTGCCCGTGCCCGGGATCGACAACCAGGGCCGCATTCACACGGCATACCTGGAGCAGCCGCTGGTTTTACTGGAGGAACACCTGACCTTGTTAGTCCCTGGCTCGCCGGTATTGGTAGGCATGGCCAGGCCAAAGCTCAAGGAAATGACGGCCCGGGCAAACCTCCGTCTAATTGAGCTAATGGAAATAGATGAAGTAGCCATATTAAATTCCATTCCTTCCGCGGAAGGGGCTATCCAGGTGGCCATGGAGAAGCTGCCCATCACTATTCACGGCAGTAACTCCGTTGTGCTGGGTTTTGGGCGGACCGGTACCACTCTGGCCCGCATGTTGCATGCCCTGGGGGCCCGCACCGTGGTGGTAGCCCGTAATCCTTCCCAGCGGGCCAGGGCCTTTGAGATGGGGCTGGGAACTGCCGATTTACCTGGACTTCCGACCGTAGCATCAGAGGCGGACGTTATTTTCAATACCATACCGGCCCTGGTGCTAGACGAGCGGGTCCTTTTGCGGGTACGGCCCGGCACTTTAATTCTAGATCTGGCTTCTTCCCCCGGCGGCACCGATTTTGAGGTTGCCCGACGGCTTGGTATTACTGCCCTTTTGCTTCCCGGATTACCCGGCAGGGTGGCACCGCAGACCGCCGGGGAAATCCTGGCCAGGGTTGTTCCCAGGCTGCTGGCCGAACAATTGGCCCTCTAG
- the dapG gene encoding aspartate kinase, whose translation MKFLVQKFGGTSVATPQGREMVAAKVVAAKEEGYMPVVVVSAMGRNGDPYATDTLINMVKQINRNVSPREMDLLMSCGEIISGVVMVATLEKMGYPAVFLTGAQAGIITDNSFTEARILRVKPEAVLKYAREGKIVVVAGFQGISEEGEITTLGRGGSDTTAAALGVALNAEYVDIYTDVDGIMTADPRIVSDAVAREMVTYDEICQLAHEGAKVVHPRAVEIVMQKNIPLRVKSTFSDAPGTLVTSSGEVYKGTIDITRDRTITGITQIPNVVQFKVNTKGGPEGLKEQRRLFKGLALAGISLDFINVYPDQVVFTVKEEVAEKAAQVLENTGFVAEIIPGCAKVAAVGAGMTGVPGVMASIVDALTKENIPILQSSDSHTTIWVLVRQEDMERAVRALHRQFISGA comes from the coding sequence ATGAAGTTTTTAGTGCAAAAATTTGGTGGTACATCCGTAGCCACGCCACAAGGGCGGGAGATGGTGGCTGCCAAGGTGGTGGCGGCAAAGGAAGAGGGTTATATGCCGGTAGTGGTCGTTTCGGCCATGGGGCGCAATGGTGATCCCTATGCTACCGATACCCTGATCAATATGGTCAAGCAAATCAACCGCAATGTTTCTCCCCGGGAAATGGATTTGTTGATGTCCTGTGGCGAGATTATTTCCGGTGTGGTGATGGTGGCCACCCTGGAAAAAATGGGTTACCCGGCAGTTTTTCTTACCGGTGCCCAGGCCGGGATTATTACCGATAACAGCTTTACCGAGGCAAGAATCCTGCGGGTTAAACCCGAGGCCGTCTTAAAATACGCCCGGGAGGGCAAGATAGTGGTAGTGGCCGGTTTCCAAGGGATCAGTGAGGAAGGCGAGATTACCACCCTGGGCCGGGGAGGTAGCGACACCACCGCTGCAGCCCTGGGAGTGGCCCTTAATGCCGAATATGTTGATATTTATACCGATGTGGATGGGATTATGACTGCAGATCCCCGCATCGTAAGCGATGCCGTGGCCAGAGAGATGGTCACCTACGACGAAATCTGCCAGCTGGCCCATGAAGGAGCCAAGGTGGTGCATCCCAGGGCGGTGGAAATTGTGATGCAAAAGAACATTCCCCTGCGAGTGAAATCTACTTTTAGCGATGCCCCCGGTACACTGGTGACCAGTTCCGGTGAAGTATATAAGGGAACCATTGATATAACCAGGGACCGGACGATTACGGGTATCACCCAGATTCCCAACGTAGTCCAGTTTAAAGTAAACACAAAGGGAGGTCCGGAAGGTTTAAAAGAGCAACGCCGGTTGTTTAAAGGCCTGGCCCTGGCAGGTATTAGCCTTGATTTTATCAACGTTTATCCTGACCAGGTGGTATTTACCGTTAAGGAGGAGGTTGCCGAGAAAGCCGCCCAGGTGCTGGAAAACACAGGTTTTGTCGCGGAGATTATACCGGGTTGTGCCAAAGTAGCGGCCGTGGGTGCCGGCATGACCGGTGTTCCCGGGGTGATGGCCTCAATTGTGGATGCCCTGACCAAAGAAAATATTCCTATTTTGCAGTCCAGCGATTCCCACACTACCATCTGGGTATTGGTCAGGCAGGAGGATATGGAAAGGGCTGTGCGGGCACTGCATCGTCAGTTTATCAGTGGCGCATAG
- a CDS encoding aspartate-semialdehyde dehydrogenase, with amino-acid sequence MYNIVVVGASGAVGQEILKVLEERNFPVGELKLCATSRSAGKQMVFRGRTYTVQETSVDSFAGMDIALFAGGAASKEFGPAAVEQGCVVIDNSSNFRLDPRVPLVVPEVNPEDVKWHQGIIANPNCSTIIMVVPLKAIKDVAGIKRVVVSTYQAVSGAGMEAIEELTAQTRAVLDGGDYPPKVFPYQIAFNLIPHIDVFQEMDYTKEEWKMVKETRKILHDDQLAITATTVRVPVYRSHSESVNVETIEKLTAQKAREVLAGFPGVVVLDNPVRNEYPMPLFCSHRDEVFVGRIREDNSVERGLNLWVVADQLRKGAATNAVQIAELLIKYRCLRGRQ; translated from the coding sequence TTGTACAATATAGTGGTTGTTGGTGCCTCCGGCGCGGTGGGGCAGGAAATTTTAAAGGTACTGGAAGAAAGAAACTTTCCCGTGGGAGAACTGAAACTGTGCGCCACCAGCCGTTCGGCCGGAAAGCAAATGGTCTTCCGGGGCAGGACTTACACAGTCCAGGAAACCAGTGTTGACTCCTTTGCCGGTATGGATATCGCCCTTTTTGCCGGCGGGGCCGCCAGTAAAGAGTTCGGCCCGGCGGCAGTAGAACAGGGCTGTGTGGTGATTGACAACAGCAGCAATTTCCGGCTGGATCCCAGGGTTCCCCTGGTGGTGCCCGAGGTGAATCCGGAAGATGTGAAGTGGCACCAGGGGATTATTGCCAACCCGAATTGTTCCACAATCATCATGGTAGTTCCTTTAAAAGCAATTAAAGATGTGGCGGGAATCAAGCGGGTGGTGGTTTCCACCTATCAAGCCGTTTCCGGTGCCGGTATGGAGGCTATCGAAGAGCTCACCGCCCAAACCCGGGCCGTCCTGGATGGCGGCGATTACCCGCCCAAAGTTTTTCCTTATCAAATAGCTTTTAACCTCATTCCCCACATTGATGTATTTCAGGAGATGGACTATACTAAAGAAGAGTGGAAGATGGTAAAGGAAACCCGCAAGATTCTCCATGACGACCAGCTGGCCATTACGGCTACTACGGTACGGGTTCCGGTTTACCGCAGCCATTCCGAATCGGTCAATGTGGAAACCATAGAAAAACTGACCGCCCAGAAGGCCAGGGAGGTGCTGGCCGGTTTCCCGGGTGTCGTTGTCCTGGATAACCCGGTCCGGAATGAATATCCCATGCCCCTTTTCTGTTCCCACCGGGATGAAGTCTTTGTAGGCCGCATCCGGGAGGATAACTCCGTGGAGCGGGGGCTTAACCTCTGGGTGGTGGCAGATCAGCTGCGCAAAGGTGCAGCCACCAATGCGGTGCAAATTGCTGAATTGTTGATTAAATACCGTTGTCTTCGGGGGAGGCAGTAA